The following proteins are encoded in a genomic region of Parabacteroides pacaensis:
- a CDS encoding TonB-dependent receptor, whose protein sequence is MKLFTWCILFLLGAGIYSGQAQQTYSIKGVVKDNLSGEPLSFVNVVIWNTAKGTVTDSIGEFVISGVSPGSYRIQSSFVGYKTYVSAEFRVSNKDQFLTVEMEPSSQMLKEVNVVASPFRKTVESPLGLRVIGFKEIEKSAGGNRDISRIVQSFPGVASTAAFRNDLMVRGGGPSENRFFLDGVEIPNINHFSTQGASGGPVGIINSDLVREVDFYSAAFPASRGNALSSVMDFKLQDGNKEKFTFRGVVGASDIGASASGPVGKKTTYQVSVRRSYLQFLFDMIGLPFLPTFTDAQFKVKTRFDRKNELTLLGLGAIDNMKLNTGMDDMSDKNKYILDYLPVVKQKTYTLGAVYKHYSGKNTYMLVASRSYLNNRNTKYRDNDESLAENLTLKYSSDEIENKLRTENTFQFSYLRLHVGGNVEYATYSNHTYQKIFTNSPHIWKYETDLNLLRWGIYATAQYESLEGRFTASLGVRADANNYSSKMNNLLDQLSPRLSVSYRVYKDIYLNATLGRYYELPPYTVLGFKDSIGIYANKKNGLKYIRSDQVGFGLEYCPAPYLKFTAEGFYKKYDYYPLSVMDSIPLASKGTDYGVLGNEAVIPVASGRAYGLEIMGRWYNYKGLTFILSYTYVRSEFKDIRQANTYLPSAWDNKHLLTFSGTYALPRNWDVGAKFRVVGGAPYTPYDMEKSSLVEAWDAKGQLYYDYSNYNRGRLPAFTQLDIRIDKTWYFKKCMFGVYVDIQNIMNTKYREPDVYIRTGTILNPDAPVSGQRYELKPVERRTGTLLPSIGIMIEI, encoded by the coding sequence ATGAAGCTCTTCACTTGGTGTATTCTCTTTTTGTTGGGAGCCGGTATATATTCCGGACAAGCACAACAGACCTATTCTATTAAAGGAGTAGTGAAAGATAATTTAAGTGGTGAACCCCTTTCTTTTGTAAATGTAGTGATATGGAATACTGCTAAGGGGACGGTGACTGATTCTATCGGTGAATTCGTTATTTCCGGTGTGTCGCCAGGTAGTTATCGGATACAGAGTTCCTTTGTAGGGTATAAAACTTACGTTTCTGCGGAATTCCGGGTAAGCAATAAAGACCAATTTTTAACGGTAGAAATGGAACCTTCTTCTCAAATGCTGAAGGAAGTAAATGTAGTAGCTTCTCCTTTTCGTAAAACAGTAGAAAGCCCATTAGGATTACGAGTGATAGGTTTTAAAGAGATTGAGAAGAGTGCGGGGGGAAACCGGGATATTTCCCGAATCGTGCAATCTTTTCCCGGAGTAGCTTCTACCGCAGCGTTTCGGAACGATTTGATGGTGCGTGGAGGCGGACCTTCGGAAAACCGTTTTTTCTTAGATGGCGTAGAGATTCCTAACATTAATCATTTTTCTACACAAGGAGCTTCAGGAGGCCCTGTAGGAATTATCAATTCTGATTTGGTGCGGGAAGTGGACTTTTATTCGGCGGCTTTTCCTGCTTCTCGGGGTAATGCTCTTAGTTCGGTTATGGATTTTAAGTTGCAGGACGGAAATAAAGAAAAGTTTACGTTCAGGGGAGTGGTAGGGGCATCGGACATAGGAGCTTCCGCGAGTGGACCGGTAGGGAAGAAAACTACCTATCAAGTTTCGGTAAGGCGTTCTTACCTCCAATTTTTATTTGATATGATCGGATTGCCTTTTCTCCCGACTTTCACGGATGCCCAATTTAAAGTGAAAACTCGATTTGACCGGAAAAATGAACTTACTTTGCTAGGGCTGGGAGCCATCGATAATATGAAACTGAATACGGGAATGGATGACATGAGCGATAAAAATAAATACATTCTGGATTACTTGCCCGTAGTAAAGCAAAAAACCTATACGTTGGGAGCCGTGTACAAACATTATTCCGGTAAAAACACATACATGCTTGTTGCCAGCCGGAGTTATCTAAATAACCGAAATACCAAGTATCGGGATAATGATGAAAGTTTAGCGGAAAATCTTACTTTAAAATATAGTTCCGATGAGATAGAAAATAAGTTGCGTACCGAAAATACGTTTCAGTTTTCTTATCTCCGCTTACATGTAGGAGGGAATGTAGAGTATGCTACTTATTCCAACCATACTTATCAAAAGATTTTTACCAATTCACCGCATATTTGGAAATATGAAACAGATTTGAATCTTTTACGCTGGGGAATATATGCAACGGCACAATATGAAAGTCTTGAAGGTCGTTTTACTGCCTCCTTAGGAGTAAGAGCAGATGCTAACAATTATTCTTCTAAGATGAATAATTTACTAGATCAACTCTCTCCGCGTTTATCGGTTTCTTACCGGGTATATAAAGATATTTATCTGAATGCTACGTTGGGAAGATATTATGAATTACCTCCTTATACTGTGTTAGGTTTTAAAGATTCGATCGGGATATATGCAAATAAAAAGAATGGCTTGAAATATATACGCTCTGACCAAGTAGGGTTCGGTTTGGAATACTGTCCTGCTCCTTATCTGAAATTTACCGCCGAAGGTTTTTATAAAAAATATGATTACTATCCTTTGTCTGTTATGGATTCTATTCCACTGGCTTCTAAAGGGACTGATTATGGAGTATTAGGAAATGAAGCCGTAATTCCTGTTGCTTCCGGGAGAGCCTATGGATTAGAAATTATGGGAAGGTGGTATAATTACAAAGGACTTACTTTTATTCTTTCTTATACGTATGTACGAAGTGAATTTAAAGATATCCGGCAGGCAAATACCTATCTTCCTTCGGCTTGGGATAATAAACATTTGCTTACGTTTAGCGGCACCTATGCTTTACCGAGAAATTGGGATGTAGGTGCAAAATTCCGGGTGGTAGGAGGTGCGCCTTATACTCCGTACGATATGGAAAAGAGTAGTTTGGTAGAGGCATGGGATGCAAAAGGCCAATTGTATTATGATTATTCCAACTACAATAGAGGTCGTCTTCCTGCTTTTACTCAGTTAGATATCCGGATAGATAAAACATGGTACTTTAAAAAATGTATGTTTGGAGTGTATGTAGATATTCAAAATATTATGAATACTAAATATCGTGAACCGGATGTTTATATCCGTACAGGTACTATTTTAAATCCCGATGCTCCGGTTTCCGGGCAACGTTATGAGTTAAAGCCGGTAGAACGAAGAACCGGAACTTTACTTCCTAGTATAGGTATAATGATCGAGATATAA
- a CDS encoding metal ABC transporter solute-binding protein, Zn/Mn family, whose product MKIARLQQALKPENSFKEIKGYSLLSWKGRGRYIILCCCLITTLISCSRKISSDKIVTVTIEPQRYFAEAIAGDKYTVKSMVTAGLNPENYDPTPRQMVDLGKSEAYFQIGPLGFEQAWMDRIKQNNPDLKVFDLSEGFDFVTDVEEDHSKEHTHTHSHGGVDPHIWSSVSGAKQVAFNTLQAFIALDPENKEYYTQNYHALLKQIEQTEQILHQKLDTLQDRTFIIYHPALTYLAREFNLNQLSIELDGKEPSPAQLKELIETARNNQVQVVFVQQEFDKKNAELIVKETGSDLIPINPLSYDWNGEMILIANALAHGKTD is encoded by the coding sequence ATGAAAATTGCTCGATTACAACAGGCTTTAAAACCGGAGAATTCTTTTAAAGAGATAAAGGGCTATTCTTTGCTGTCTTGGAAAGGAAGGGGTAGGTATATTATTCTTTGTTGCTGTCTTATCACTACATTGATTTCCTGTTCCCGAAAAATTTCATCGGATAAAATCGTTACGGTCACTATTGAGCCCCAGCGTTATTTTGCCGAAGCCATTGCCGGAGATAAGTATACGGTTAAAAGTATGGTTACAGCAGGCCTTAATCCCGAAAATTATGATCCTACTCCCCGTCAAATGGTAGATTTGGGTAAAAGTGAAGCCTATTTTCAAATAGGACCTCTCGGATTCGAACAAGCTTGGATGGACCGGATTAAACAAAATAACCCGGATTTAAAGGTATTTGACTTATCCGAAGGTTTTGATTTTGTCACTGATGTAGAAGAGGATCATTCTAAGGAACATACACATACTCATTCCCATGGAGGGGTCGATCCCCATATTTGGAGTTCCGTCTCAGGTGCTAAGCAAGTTGCTTTTAATACGTTGCAAGCATTTATTGCGCTAGATCCGGAGAATAAAGAATATTATACGCAAAACTATCATGCGTTGTTGAAACAAATAGAACAAACGGAACAAATTTTGCATCAGAAATTGGATACTTTACAAGACCGGACATTTATTATATATCATCCGGCACTTACTTACCTGGCCAGGGAATTTAACCTGAACCAGTTGAGTATCGAGTTAGACGGGAAGGAACCTTCGCCAGCCCAATTAAAAGAATTAATTGAAACGGCTCGGAATAATCAGGTTCAGGTTGTTTTTGTTCAACAAGAATTTGACAAGAAAAATGCTGAATTGATCGTAAAAGAAACAGGCAGTGATCTTATACCCATTAATCCTCTTTCTTATGATTGGAATGGCGAAATGATACTTATTGCTAATGCACTTGCTCATGGAAAAACTGATTGA
- a CDS encoding metal ABC transporter ATP-binding protein, translated as MEKLIEIEHVNASYGSKLVLKDISLTIYQHDFLGIIGPNGGGKTTLLKLILGLLKPVSGTIRFFKDGKEVPALKIGYLPQMNNIDKKFPISVYEVVASGLAAEKPRFRSYSEVQQKRIEYVIHQMGLEDLQKRAIGELSGGQLQRVLLGRAIVSRPELLILDEPNSYVDKRFESLFYQLLGEINKESAIILVSHDIGTVLTMVKNIACVNETLHYHAGSDISQEWLNEKYDCPFELVGHGNLPHRVLKKHEH; from the coding sequence ATGGAAAAACTGATTGAAATAGAACATGTAAATGCTTCTTATGGTAGTAAGTTAGTATTGAAAGATATTTCCCTCACGATTTACCAACATGATTTCTTGGGAATCATCGGTCCTAACGGGGGAGGAAAAACTACTTTATTAAAACTTATACTCGGCCTGTTGAAACCTGTTTCCGGAACGATTCGTTTTTTTAAAGACGGGAAAGAAGTCCCGGCTTTAAAAATCGGTTATCTTCCCCAGATGAATAATATTGATAAGAAATTTCCTATTTCCGTATATGAAGTGGTAGCTTCGGGCTTGGCTGCGGAAAAGCCCCGGTTTCGTTCCTATTCGGAAGTCCAGCAAAAACGTATTGAGTATGTAATTCATCAAATGGGGCTGGAGGATTTACAAAAACGGGCGATTGGGGAACTTTCCGGAGGACAGTTACAGCGGGTGTTATTAGGCCGCGCTATTGTTTCCCGTCCTGAACTATTGATCTTAGATGAACCGAATTCGTATGTAGACAAACGCTTTGAGTCTTTATTTTATCAACTCTTGGGAGAAATAAATAAAGAAAGTGCTATTATTCTGGTCTCCCATGATATTGGTACGGTTCTTACGATGGTTAAGAATATTGCTTGCGTAAATGAAACATTGCATTATCATGCTGGTTCGGATATTTCACAAGAATGGTTGAATGAAAAATATGATTGTCCGTTTGAATTGGTAGGACATGGAAATCTCCCTCATCGTGTATTAAAAAAGCATGAACATTAA
- a CDS encoding outer membrane beta-barrel protein — protein sequence MEKKNDILQTYRQRKDEFHLPLRKDTWEKLEKDLAPQRAIRKGQYMWFAAAAIILLCIMVSISVWVRQEKPALLSGNKQETVTGKANKPERKETEKSVPLSQPSDTTLKPAITKSSIPSGTREKEQRRNIAPDIHTFKMVYADIVAVEENIDSISIHEVIPIPTSTDKKTGPQPEKNNKTRQDLLAYNLPEKKQRKTGSWSFGVLAGTGTFMSVGQGGMEDMEVSDPGPIHPDPDPDPDDEKKEPEIQKKTTKAAGPGGSSQGGSYYTEYNHRFPITASLSVRKYLAPKIALESGLSYTYLYSDIVREGAGTEGGQALHYLGIPLKVNWIVGEQGSFSAYLSGGGMLEYCVSAQKWSNGYVRESLDINRWQPSLNAALGVQVKLVKPVSLFVEPGISYYFKTNENRYAFETIRTIHPLTFTLQVGIRFSY from the coding sequence ATGGAAAAGAAAAACGACATACTACAGACATACCGCCAGCGAAAAGATGAATTTCATCTTCCTCTCCGGAAGGATACCTGGGAGAAGCTGGAAAAAGATCTGGCTCCTCAAAGAGCGATCCGTAAAGGACAGTATATGTGGTTTGCAGCCGCAGCTATCATCTTACTGTGTATTATGGTTTCGATTTCGGTATGGGTACGACAAGAAAAGCCTGCTTTATTGTCGGGAAATAAACAAGAAACAGTTACAGGCAAAGCTAACAAACCTGAAAGAAAAGAAACAGAAAAATCTGTTCCTTTAAGTCAACCATCAGATACAACTCTAAAACCAGCAATTACAAAATCTAGTATTCCTTCCGGAACTCGAGAAAAAGAACAAAGAAGGAACATCGCTCCTGATATTCATACATTCAAAATGGTTTACGCGGATATAGTAGCTGTTGAAGAAAATATAGACAGTATTTCCATTCATGAAGTGATACCTATTCCTACAAGTACAGATAAAAAAACAGGTCCTCAACCGGAAAAGAATAACAAAACCAGGCAAGACTTATTAGCTTATAATCTTCCCGAAAAGAAACAAAGGAAAACCGGTTCCTGGTCATTTGGTGTATTAGCAGGTACCGGCACATTTATGTCGGTGGGACAAGGAGGAATGGAAGACATGGAGGTATCCGACCCGGGACCAATACATCCGGATCCCGATCCAGACCCGGATGATGAAAAGAAAGAGCCGGAAATACAGAAAAAGACAACGAAAGCAGCAGGGCCGGGCGGAAGCAGCCAGGGAGGATCATATTACACAGAATATAACCATCGATTTCCGATTACCGCCTCTTTATCTGTTCGCAAGTATTTGGCACCCAAAATAGCTTTGGAAAGCGGACTATCTTATACTTATTTATATTCGGATATTGTGAGGGAAGGAGCAGGAACAGAAGGGGGGCAGGCCTTGCACTATCTGGGCATCCCGTTAAAAGTCAATTGGATAGTTGGTGAACAAGGGTCTTTTTCTGCTTATCTTTCAGGTGGAGGGATGTTAGAATATTGTGTCTCTGCCCAAAAATGGAGTAACGGATATGTTCGGGAAAGTTTAGACATAAACCGTTGGCAGCCTTCGTTGAATGCCGCCTTAGGGGTACAAGTGAAATTAGTAAAACCTGTTTCCCTTTTCGTAGAACCGGGAATAAGTTATTATTTTAAAACAAACGAAAATCGCTATGCTTTCGAAACAATCCGGACAATCCATCCACTCACGTTTACGTTGCAAGTAGGCATACGTTTTAGTTATTAA
- a CDS encoding RNA polymerase sigma factor — protein MSETELAQKCKLGDKQAYKELYELFAEKMLCLCFRYTGDIDVAHDLLHDGFLKVFSSFPSFKGQYEGSLHAWLNRIFTTTALEYLRKRDLLRDGISLDEVYDLADEPEPDASLLSMDILMRFVAELPVGYRTVFNLYVFEDWPHKEIARQLHINEKSSASQLTRARKILAERIREELKKQR, from the coding sequence ATGAGTGAAACAGAGTTAGCCCAAAAATGTAAGTTAGGAGATAAACAAGCCTACAAAGAGCTTTATGAGCTTTTTGCAGAGAAAATGCTATGTTTATGTTTCCGGTACACTGGCGACATAGATGTGGCGCACGACTTACTTCATGACGGCTTTCTAAAAGTTTTCTCTTCCTTTCCTTCTTTTAAAGGGCAATATGAAGGTAGTTTACATGCCTGGTTAAACAGGATATTCACTACCACTGCATTAGAATATCTCCGTAAAAGAGATTTATTACGCGATGGCATTTCTCTAGATGAGGTATACGATCTTGCTGATGAACCGGAGCCTGATGCCAGTTTACTCTCCATGGATATATTAATGCGTTTTGTGGCAGAACTTCCTGTCGGTTACCGTACCGTATTTAATTTGTATGTATTTGAAGATTGGCCGCACAAAGAAATAGCACGGCAACTTCACATCAACGAGAAATCGTCAGCCTCCCAATTAACACGAGCGCGTAAAATATTAGCCGAACGCATCAGAGAAGAACTAAAGAAACAGAGATAG
- a CDS encoding Gfo/Idh/MocA family oxidoreductase: MNSKDVSRRLFLKQALALSAATAIPSFWTPIKANAAYPGTKLVGANERINLACCGIGNRGGEIIGDLYKTGLVNIVALCDVDMGAKHTQKIMNQFPDAPRFQDFRKMFDKMANQIDAVSVGVPDFSHFPIVMTAMSLGKHVYVEKPMARTFNEVELMIKGAQKYKVATQMGNQGHSEANYFQFKAWVDAGIIKDVTAITAHMNSSRRWHGWDTNIKNYPAGEPLPETLDWDTWLGTAKYHEYNHDYHYGQWRCWYDFGLGALGDWGAHIIDTAHQFLDLGLPYEVNPVKLDGYNKFFFPQASTLSFKFPKRGNMPPVEITWYDGVNNIPSVPEGYGVSQLDPNIPPTSTGKIQPAKLNPGKIIYSKELTFKGGSHGSTLSIIPKEKAEAMASKLPEVPKSPSNHFKNFLLGCKGEEQCRSSFEIAGPLSQVLSLGVLAQRMNTKLKFDRNKKVITNNKLANQLLYNEPRKGWEEYYKM; this comes from the coding sequence ATGAATTCAAAAGATGTTTCTCGACGGTTGTTTCTTAAACAAGCACTTGCTTTGTCGGCAGCCACAGCCATCCCTAGTTTTTGGACTCCGATAAAAGCCAATGCAGCTTACCCCGGTACAAAGCTAGTAGGAGCAAATGAACGGATTAATTTAGCTTGTTGCGGTATTGGTAACCGCGGAGGCGAAATTATCGGCGATTTATACAAAACAGGATTAGTAAATATCGTTGCTTTATGCGATGTGGATATGGGAGCCAAACATACTCAAAAGATTATGAACCAGTTCCCTGATGCTCCCCGCTTCCAGGATTTCCGGAAGATGTTCGATAAAATGGCAAATCAAATAGATGCTGTTTCGGTAGGAGTACCGGATTTTTCTCATTTTCCTATTGTAATGACCGCTATGTCTTTAGGTAAACATGTATATGTAGAAAAACCGATGGCCCGTACTTTCAATGAGGTAGAGTTAATGATAAAAGGGGCTCAGAAATATAAAGTAGCTACCCAGATGGGGAACCAAGGACATTCCGAAGCTAATTATTTCCAGTTCAAAGCTTGGGTGGATGCAGGCATTATTAAAGATGTAACAGCTATCACAGCTCACATGAACTCTTCTCGCCGTTGGCACGGATGGGACACGAATATAAAAAACTATCCTGCCGGCGAACCACTTCCGGAGACCTTAGATTGGGATACTTGGTTAGGCACTGCGAAATATCATGAATACAATCATGACTACCACTATGGCCAATGGCGTTGTTGGTATGATTTTGGATTAGGAGCTTTAGGGGACTGGGGAGCCCACATTATCGATACGGCCCATCAATTCCTGGACTTAGGATTGCCTTACGAAGTTAATCCGGTAAAGTTGGATGGATATAATAAATTCTTTTTCCCTCAAGCCTCTACGCTTTCTTTCAAATTTCCTAAACGTGGAAACATGCCTCCCGTAGAAATTACTTGGTATGACGGAGTAAATAATATACCCTCGGTTCCCGAAGGATACGGAGTATCTCAATTAGATCCCAATATTCCGCCTACCAGTACGGGAAAAATTCAGCCGGCTAAATTAAATCCCGGAAAGATTATCTATAGCAAAGAATTAACCTTTAAAGGCGGTTCTCACGGAAGTACGTTATCTATTATCCCGAAAGAAAAAGCAGAGGCTATGGCTTCCAAGTTACCGGAAGTGCCTAAAAGCCCGTCTAATCACTTTAAGAATTTCTTATTAGGTTGTAAAGGAGAAGAACAATGCCGTTCTTCTTTTGAAATTGCCGGCCCTTTAAGCCAAGTGCTTTCTTTAGGTGTGTTAGCCCAACGGATGAATACGAAATTGAAATTCGACCGGAATAAGAAAGTAATTACTAATAATAAATTAGCCAATCAGTTGCTTTATAACGAACCGCGAAAAGGATGGGAAGAATACTATAAAATGTAA